A single genomic interval of Spinacia oleracea cultivar Varoflay chromosome 6, BTI_SOV_V1, whole genome shotgun sequence harbors:
- the LOC110785826 gene encoding uncharacterized protein, with protein MFDIFFGWRKASTCKKLIKKVQCRLKLLKSKRFAMSRYLREDIAQLWKNGYHHIAFNRLDQLCMDEDMILVYELLDQFSEFIILNFRHIRRHKDLPKDVNEAVSTLIFASVRCGDLPELRLLRNLFEKRYGHKITVAAVELHPGNLVNLQVRDKLTLQSVPEDVKKKVLDEIVKDFFFKPKFSLQAITQVKGKDDECVIETGAIQVWKAEEKGKVGCCSQSSIDYQYCDHDSVVYLNDVQEFKSLTKQGMDKYCVDDQDQRFFMFTSNLTMEMIRQGSESRVTQFVEDVQHENCYSYITYEPYYFNMNGSNDGVEVSKCRAVVPYVRDATRLEMEMKKTEICESNSLKPENNKSISPKHVHPKLPDYDEIAAMFRALKKLHQLTL; from the exons ATGTTTGACATCTTTTTTGGATGGAGAAAAGCCTCTACGTG TAAGAAATTGATCAAGAAAGTTCAATGCCGATTGAAGCTTCTGAAAAGCAAAAGATTTGCCATGAGCAGGTATTTAAGAGAAGACATTGCTCAGCTTTGGAAGAATGGATATCACCACATTGCTTTCAACAgg CTTGACCAACTATGCATGGATGAAGATATGATATTAGTGTACGAATTGTTGGATCAATTCTCCGAGTTCATAATACTCAACTTTCGACACATTCGTAGACACAA GGATCTTCCCAAGGATGTAAACGAGGCTGTTTCAACCCTCATCTTCGCCTCTGTAAGATGTGGTGATCTTCCGGAGCTTAGGCTTCTCAGGAATCTCTTTGAGAAGCGTTATGGTCATAAGATTACAGTCGCCGCTGTTGAATTGCACCCTGGTAACCTTGTTAACTTACAG GTGAGAGACAAGCTTACCCTACAATCAGTTCCAGAAGATGTAAAGAAGAAAGTGTTGGATGAAATAGTCAAAGATTTCTTCTTCAAACCAAAGTTTTCACTGCAGGCTATCACTCAAGTTAAAGGGAAAGATGATGAATGTGTGATAGAAACGGGTGCTATTCAAGTATGGAAAGCAgaggaaaaaggaaaagttgggtgttgttcacaaagctcaatcGATTATCAGTACTGTGATCATGATTCAGTGGTTTACCTGAATGATGTACAGGAATTCAAGTCCCTTACCAAGCAAGGAATGGACAAGTACTGCGTAGATGATCAGGATCAAAGATTCTTCATGTTCACCTCGAATTTAACTATGGAAATGATAAGACAGGGATCAGAATCTAGGGTGACACAGTTTGTTGAAGACGTCCAACATGAGAATTGTTACAGTTATATAACATATGAACCATACTACTTTAACATGAATGGTAGCAATGATGGTGTTGAGGTGAGTAAGTGCAGGGCTGTCGTGCCCTATGTAAGGGATGCAACGAGACTGGAAATGGAGATGAAGAAAACAGAAATCTGTGAATCAAATTCTTTGAAACCAGAGAATAACAAGTCGATATCTCCAAAGCATGTACACCCCAAGTTGCCAGATTATGATGAGATAGCAGCTATGTTTAGAGCTCTTAAGAAACTTCATCAACTAACTCTTTAA
- the LOC110785862 gene encoding DEAD-box ATP-dependent RNA helicase 20 isoform X1, whose translation MSRYDSRSTDPTSYRDRRSDYGTSSAGENGGGGRIGAPAPRRDSSPQRKLDLDGLTPFEKNFYVESPSVAAMTDRDVEEYRKTREITIEGRDVPKPIKSFSDIGFPDYVMEEIKKAGFTEPTAIQAQGWPMALKGRDLIGLAETGSGKTLAYLLPAIVHVNAQPILSPGDGPIVLVLAPTRELAVQIQQEATKFGTSSRIKNTCIYGGVPKGPQVRDLQKGVEIVIATPGRLIDMLESHHTNLRRVTYLVLDEADRMLDMGFEPQIRKIVNQIRPDRQTLYWSATWPKEVEQLARQFLYNAYKVVIGSPDLKANHAIRQIVEILSENQKYKKLVDLLEDIMDGSRILVFMDTKKGCDQITRQLRMDGWPALSIHGDKSQAERDWVLSEFKSGKSPIMTATDVAARGLDVKDVKYVINYDFPGSLEDYVHRIGRTGRAGAKGTAYTFFTAANARFAKELIAILEEAGQKVNPELAAMGKGAPPPLAGGMTERRSRYSTGRSWS comes from the exons ATGAGTCGTTACGACTCTCGTTCTACTGACCCTACTTCCTACCGCGACCGTCGCAG TGATTATGGAACCTCATCCGCCGGCGAAAATGGTGGCGGAGGTCGAATTGGGGCACCGGCTCCGAGGAGAGACTCTTCACCGCAACGGAAGTTGGATTTAGATGGATTGACGCCTTTTGAGAAGAACTTCTATGTGGAATCCCCCTCCGTTGCCGCCATGACTGACCGCGATGTTGAAGAGTATCGCAAAACAAGAGAAATCACTATCGAGGGCCGGGATGTTCCAAAGCCTATCAAAAGCTTCTCCGATATCGGTTTCCCAG ACTATGTCATGGAAGAGATTAAGAAGGCAGGCTTTACTGAACCCACTGCTATTCAAGCTCAAGGATGGCCGATGGCCCTAAAGGGTCGTGATCTAATTGGTCTAGCAGAAACAGGATCAGGGAAAACACTTGCCTACTTGCTACCTGCTATAGTCCATGTCAATGCTCAGCCAATTTTAT CTCCTGGTGATGGTCCAATTGTATTAGTTCTGGCGCCAACTAGGGAACTTGCTGTACAAATACAACAAGAAGCCACTAAGTTTGGCACTTCTTCAAGGATTAAAAATACCTGCATATATGGCGGGGTTCCTAAGGGACCTCAAGTTCGTGATCTCCAGAAAG GTGTCGAGATAGTGATTGCAACACCTGGAAGGTTGATTGATATGTTGGAATCCCACCATACAAATTTGCGTAGAGTGACCTACCTTGTGTTGGATGAGGCAGATCGAATGCTTGACATGGGATTTGAACCTCAGATTCGCAAAATTGTGAATCAG ATTCGACCAGACCGTCAGACACTATACTGGAGTGCTACATGGCCAAAAGAGGTTGAGCAACTAGCTAGGCAGTTTCTATATAATGCATACAAG GTTGTCATTGGGTCTCCCGACTTAAAGGCTAACCATGCAATTCGTCAGATTGTGGAGATCCTCTCTGAGAATCAAAAGTATAAGAA ACTAGTGGATCTGCTGGAGGATATAATGGACGGAAGTCGAATTTTGGTGTTTATGGACACTAAAAAGGGTTGTGATCAGATTACCCGGCAGCTTCGCATGGATGGTTGGCCTGCTCTTTCAATTCACGGGGATAAGAGCCAAGCAGAAAGAGATTGGGTGCTGTCAGAGTTTAAATCTGGCAAGAGTCCTATAATGACTGCTACAGATGTTGCGGCTCGTGGTCTAG ATGTGAAAGACGTGAAATATGTAATCAACTATGATTTCCCTGGTTCACTTGAAGACTATGTTCACCGTATTGGTAGGACAGGGAGGGCTGGGGCGAAAGGAACAGCATACACTTTTTTCACAGCTGCAAATGCCCGATTTGCAAAGGAACTTATTGCCATTCTTGAGGAAGCTGGACAGAAGGTCAATCCTGAGCTGGCTGCTATGGGCAAAGGTGCTCCACCCCCTTTAGCTG GTGGTATGACAGAACGGAGGAGCCGATACAGTACCGGTCGTTCTTGGAGCTAA
- the LOC110785861 gene encoding palmitoyl-acyl carrier protein thioesterase, chloroplastic isoform X2, with amino-acid sequence MPSISAVLSNFPLTIPPSKLFRGRSTDNNATLLYNFGPNLPSQVTRLQVKLDNVQDPLKLNNFTKTEPEKRRYTLDEYVVGQKFLVRLYELDIHQKASLEALLNYTQETGVNLFQSSGLVVEGFGVSKEMTSRNLIWVIGRMHVQVESYPSWGDIVQVETWCSGLTKHCLTCSSRLIDASTGNNIMRVDSEFVMINEKTRRLSKIPEEIKAKGDPYVKDYIDPPLTEDKLRKLHKLDQDKADYILGGIKPLWFDLDPNQHVNNVKYICWILEFPA; translated from the exons ATGCCTTCAATTTCAGCTGTTTTATCAAACTTTCCATTAACGATCCCTCCATCAAAGTTATTCAGAGGACGATCAACCGACAATAATGCCACACTTCTCTACAACTTTGGACCAAATTTACCTTCTCAAGTTACAAGATTGCAAGTTAAGCTTGATAATGTTCAAGACCCTTTGAAGCTCAACAATTTCACCAAG ACTGAACCCGAAAAAAGAAGGTATACACTAGATGAGTACGTAGTGGGTCAAAAATTCCTGGTTAGACTTTATGAGCTTGATATCCATCAAAAAGCATCATTGGAGGCTTTGCTTAATTATACACAG GAAACGGGGGTGAACCTATTCCAAAGTTCGGGACTAGTGGTGGAAGGATTTGGTGTGTCAAAGGAGATGACTAGTCGAAACCTAATATGGGTTATTGGAAGGATGCATGTTCAAGTCGAATCTTATCCTTCATG GGGAGATATTGTTCAAGTGGAGACTTGGTGCTCAGGCTTAACAAAACATTGCCTCACATGTAGCTCTAGACTAATTGATGCAAGTACAGGAAACAATATCATGCGAGTTGACAG TGAGTTTGTGATGATTAATGAGAAAACGAGGAGGCTATCAAAAATCCCAGAGGAGATCAAAGCTAAAGGAGATCCTTATGTCAAGGATTACATTGATCCCCCTCTTACTGAGGATAAGCTCAGGAAATTACATAAACTTGATCAAGACAAAGCCGATTATATCCTTGGAGGAATTAAG CCTTTATGGTTCGACTTGGATCCCAATCAACATGTCAATAATGTCAAGTACATATGCTGGATTCTTGAG TTTCCGGCTTAA
- the LOC110785861 gene encoding palmitoyl-acyl carrier protein thioesterase, chloroplastic isoform X1, translating to MPSISAVLSNFPLTIPPSKLFRGRSTDNNATLLYNFGPNLPSQVTRLQVKLDNVQDPLKLNNFTKTEPEKRRYTLDEYVVGQKFLVRLYELDIHQKASLEALLNYTQETGVNLFQSSGLVVEGFGVSKEMTSRNLIWVIGRMHVQVESYPSWGDIVQVETWCSGLTKHCLTCSSRLIDASTGNNIMRVDSEFVMINEKTRRLSKIPEEIKAKGDPYVKDYIDPPLTEDKLRKLHKLDQDKADYILGGIKPLWFDLDPNQHVNNVKYICWILEGTPEAVRENYELRSITLEYRRECGRDSVLQSLSAASAQVPDEYHHLLRLENGKEVARARTSWTKSSKLLRN from the exons ATGCCTTCAATTTCAGCTGTTTTATCAAACTTTCCATTAACGATCCCTCCATCAAAGTTATTCAGAGGACGATCAACCGACAATAATGCCACACTTCTCTACAACTTTGGACCAAATTTACCTTCTCAAGTTACAAGATTGCAAGTTAAGCTTGATAATGTTCAAGACCCTTTGAAGCTCAACAATTTCACCAAG ACTGAACCCGAAAAAAGAAGGTATACACTAGATGAGTACGTAGTGGGTCAAAAATTCCTGGTTAGACTTTATGAGCTTGATATCCATCAAAAAGCATCATTGGAGGCTTTGCTTAATTATACACAG GAAACGGGGGTGAACCTATTCCAAAGTTCGGGACTAGTGGTGGAAGGATTTGGTGTGTCAAAGGAGATGACTAGTCGAAACCTAATATGGGTTATTGGAAGGATGCATGTTCAAGTCGAATCTTATCCTTCATG GGGAGATATTGTTCAAGTGGAGACTTGGTGCTCAGGCTTAACAAAACATTGCCTCACATGTAGCTCTAGACTAATTGATGCAAGTACAGGAAACAATATCATGCGAGTTGACAG TGAGTTTGTGATGATTAATGAGAAAACGAGGAGGCTATCAAAAATCCCAGAGGAGATCAAAGCTAAAGGAGATCCTTATGTCAAGGATTACATTGATCCCCCTCTTACTGAGGATAAGCTCAGGAAATTACATAAACTTGATCAAGACAAAGCCGATTATATCCTTGGAGGAATTAAG CCTTTATGGTTCGACTTGGATCCCAATCAACATGTCAATAATGTCAAGTACATATGCTGGATTCTTGAG GGAACCCCGGAAGCAGTGAGGGAAAACTATGAACTGAGATCGATAACATTGGAGTACAGGAGAGAATGTGGGAGAGATAGTGTGTTGCAATCCCTCTCAGCTGCATCTGCTCAAGTTCCTGACGAATATCATCATTTACTTCGTCTGGAAAATGGCAAGGAAGTTGCAAGAGCTAGAACCTCATGGACGAAGTCCAGTAAATTACTACGTAATTAG
- the LOC110785862 gene encoding DEAD-box ATP-dependent RNA helicase 20 isoform X2: protein MSRYDSRSTDPTSYRDRRSDYGTSSAGENGGGGRIGAPAPRRDSSPQRKLDLDGLTPFEKNFYVESPSVAAMTDRDVEEYRKTREITIEGRDVPKPIKSFSDIGFPDYVMEEIKKAGFTEPTAIQAQGWPMALKGRDLIGLAETGSGKTLAYLLPAIVHVNAQPILSPGDGPIVLVLAPTRELAVQIQQEATKFGTSSRIKNTCIYGGVPKGPQVRDLQKGVEIVIATPGRLIDMLESHHTNLRRVTYLVLDEADRMLDMGFEPQIRKIVNQIRPDRQTLYWSATWPKEVEQLARQFLYNAYKVVIGSPDLKANHAIRQIVEILSENQKYKKLVDLLEDIMDGSRILVFMDTKKGCDQITRQLRMDGWPALSIHGDKSQAERDWVLSEFKSGKSPIMTATDVAARGLGQMPGKHYLVIRSYI, encoded by the exons ATGAGTCGTTACGACTCTCGTTCTACTGACCCTACTTCCTACCGCGACCGTCGCAG TGATTATGGAACCTCATCCGCCGGCGAAAATGGTGGCGGAGGTCGAATTGGGGCACCGGCTCCGAGGAGAGACTCTTCACCGCAACGGAAGTTGGATTTAGATGGATTGACGCCTTTTGAGAAGAACTTCTATGTGGAATCCCCCTCCGTTGCCGCCATGACTGACCGCGATGTTGAAGAGTATCGCAAAACAAGAGAAATCACTATCGAGGGCCGGGATGTTCCAAAGCCTATCAAAAGCTTCTCCGATATCGGTTTCCCAG ACTATGTCATGGAAGAGATTAAGAAGGCAGGCTTTACTGAACCCACTGCTATTCAAGCTCAAGGATGGCCGATGGCCCTAAAGGGTCGTGATCTAATTGGTCTAGCAGAAACAGGATCAGGGAAAACACTTGCCTACTTGCTACCTGCTATAGTCCATGTCAATGCTCAGCCAATTTTAT CTCCTGGTGATGGTCCAATTGTATTAGTTCTGGCGCCAACTAGGGAACTTGCTGTACAAATACAACAAGAAGCCACTAAGTTTGGCACTTCTTCAAGGATTAAAAATACCTGCATATATGGCGGGGTTCCTAAGGGACCTCAAGTTCGTGATCTCCAGAAAG GTGTCGAGATAGTGATTGCAACACCTGGAAGGTTGATTGATATGTTGGAATCCCACCATACAAATTTGCGTAGAGTGACCTACCTTGTGTTGGATGAGGCAGATCGAATGCTTGACATGGGATTTGAACCTCAGATTCGCAAAATTGTGAATCAG ATTCGACCAGACCGTCAGACACTATACTGGAGTGCTACATGGCCAAAAGAGGTTGAGCAACTAGCTAGGCAGTTTCTATATAATGCATACAAG GTTGTCATTGGGTCTCCCGACTTAAAGGCTAACCATGCAATTCGTCAGATTGTGGAGATCCTCTCTGAGAATCAAAAGTATAAGAA ACTAGTGGATCTGCTGGAGGATATAATGGACGGAAGTCGAATTTTGGTGTTTATGGACACTAAAAAGGGTTGTGATCAGATTACCCGGCAGCTTCGCATGGATGGTTGGCCTGCTCTTTCAATTCACGGGGATAAGAGCCAAGCAGAAAGAGATTGGGTGCTGTCAGAGTTTAAATCTGGCAAGAGTCCTATAATGACTGCTACAGATGTTGCGGCTCGTGGTCTAG GCCAGATGCCTGGGAAGCATTACCTTGTGATCCGCTCATATATTTG A